The following proteins are co-located in the Peptostreptococcaceae bacterium genome:
- a CDS encoding 3-methyl-2-oxobutanoate hydroxymethyltransferase, with translation MARKKSILDLNKMKKTGEKVSWITAYDFPMASFAEEAG, from the coding sequence ATGGCAAGGAAAAAATCGATTTTAGATCTGAATAAGATGAAGAAAACAGGGGAAAAAGTATCGTGGATTACTGCTTACGATTTCCCGATGGCTTCATTCGCCGAAGAAGCTGGAAT